The following coding sequences are from one Leguminivora glycinivorella isolate SPB_JAAS2020 chromosome 7, LegGlyc_1.1, whole genome shotgun sequence window:
- the LOC125228190 gene encoding serine/arginine repetitive matrix protein 1-like isoform X1 — protein sequence MFFWKRRSCELAVSMEEDSTTSAVEDQDPPLVEVPTNEESPGQPEVSTGSEGLPTSGSATLTNDESGVGLDSVDDCNKNVTTESLVDHEPCEVNDDARSLGDLDSLPAGDELVLGAAGSDSGVEGCGRALSSGGGSRSCASSVVSCGSGCGSESSSVAGAPPRPRRRVNVTVTEPKRSSPLGASTPRPVTAPRGPNLATRERARSREKPTPPEKPRPLTPKPRIRPTGELPNLVRESPALRAKPTKTSTARCRTPNSPSEEKRWPSNGPRLTTLTDSTATRVAADKYGTLPRRRRENGEPDGSPKHDVTPPTSGGPPSRGRSPRAPRPRRA from the coding sequence ATCATGTGAATTAGCGGTAAGCATGGAAGAAGACAGTACAACAAGCGCTGTCGAGGACCAAGATCCACCTTTGGTCGAGGTTCCGACCAATGAAGAGAGCCCCGGCCAGCCTGAGGTGTCGACCGGCAGTGAAGGGCTCCCTACCAGCGGCAGCGCTACCCTCACCAATGATGAGAGCGGCGTCGGTTTGGATTCCGTAGACGATTGCAATAAGAATGTGACGACAGAATCGTTAGTAGACCACGAGCCGTGCGAAGTGAACGATGACGCTCGTTCGTTGGGTGATTTAGACAGCCTACCGGCTGGCGACGAGTTGGTCTTGGGCGCTGCGGGAAGTGACAGCGGTGTCGAAGGGTGTGGCCGAGCACTTAGCAGCGGCGGTGGCTCCCGGTCTTGTGCTTCCAGTGTGGTCTCATGTGGGTCAGGCTGTGGCTCAGAGAGCTCGTCGGTCGCCGGCGCACCGCCTAGACCCCGCCGTAGAGTCAACGTTACCGTCACCGAACCCAAACGGAGTTCACCCCTTGGCGCCTCCACTCCTCGTCCAGTCACCGCACCACGCGGTCCTAACCTAGCTACCAGAGAACGTGCTAGAAGTAGAGAGAAACCGACTCCGCCCGAGAAACCGCGGCCTCTAACGCCGAAGCCGCGAATCCGTCCCACTGGCGAACTACCCAATCTCGTCCGCGAGAGCCCTGCTTTAAGAGCGAAACCAACCAAGACCTCAACAGCACGATGCCGGACGCCTAATTCCCCTAGCGAGGAGAAGAGATGGCCTTCAAACGGACCTCGGCTGACGACCCTTACGGACTCTACCGCGACGCGTGTAGCCGCCGACAAATATGGAACGTTGCCGCGTAGGAGGCGTGAAAACGGCGAACCGGACGGGTCGCCCAAACACGACGTGACTCCACCGACTTCAGGCGGCCCACCATCACGCGGTCGGTCTCCACGCGCTCCACGACCAAGGCGCGCGTGA
- the LOC125228189 gene encoding uncharacterized protein LOC125228189 isoform X2, translating into MPTGVRRTVTSGGELAARQRGDIDALREHCDRLHHEACSARESARVLEARLVEAEREAAEMQDFLAAETGALGDSLREAEAELARANKDLERRRAECRQLVRMCEQRRQEALGAAARARSGGGAAHALDALSRRLARLTDAVARAYALPRHALEPQVYHNDAFSRSDSGEALSPDDERGGLLTAVAKALRSAPPPAPAADDDRSRVSDDNDNSADLLDSETEPCLVTDPECAEEWWSGAEAGGAWSGEELSPERESCEPDPDSTSERDSLRNLSAAIAQRHRSEAEDAERGTLLERVLALDNRLSELLRALRLAAAAAAVTDDADSMRLAQALKDKIDVTEKSVADVVVKKLAELDASKHMMEQYRQSVEALKKQLAQTGEEDDLDFLEETHQQSQRQISAAAP; encoded by the exons ATGCCTACGGGCGTTAGAAGAACAGTTACGAGCGGCGGCGagctggcggcgcggcaacgagGCGACATCGACGCGCTACGCGAGCACTGCGACCGCCTGCATCAC GAAGCATGTTCCGCGCGCGAATCCGCCCGCGTCCTGGAGGCTCGCCTCGTCGAAGCGGAGCGCGAGGCGGCGGAGATGCAGGACTTCCTGGCCGCCGAGACCGGCGCGCTCGGGGACTCGCTGCGCGAGGCGGAGGCCGAGCTCGCGCGCGCTAACAAAGACCTGGAGCGACG ACGCGCCGAATGCCGACAACTAGTCCGCATGTGCGAACAACGGCGTCAAGAAGCGCTCGGCGCTGCGGCGCGCGCGCGGTCCGGTGGCGGCGCGGCACACGCGTTAGATGCGCTATCGAGGCGGCTAGCAAGGCTCACTGATGCTGTGGCTAGAGCTTACGCCTTGCCTAGGCATGCGCTAGAGCCGCAGGTGTACCACAATGACGCTTTCAG cCGCAGCGACAGCGGAGAAGCGTTGTCCCCGGACGACGAGCGCGGCGGCCTGCTCACCGCCGTGGCCAAGGCGCTCCGCTCCGCCCCGCCACCTGCACCCGCGGCCGATGACGACCGTAGCAGAGTCTCCGATGACAACGACAACTCTGCGGACCTGCTGGATTCAGAGACAGAGCCGTGCCTCGTCACCGACCCAG AGTGCGCGGAGGAGTGGTGGTCGGGCGCCGAAGCGGGCGGCGCGTGGAGCGGCGAGGAGCTCTCGCCGGAGCGCGAGTCCTGCGAGCCGGACCCCGACTCCACGTCCGAGCGCGACTCGCTCCGCAACCTCTCCGCCGCGATCGCGCAGCGCCACCGCTCCGAAGCCGAAGACGCCGAGCGAGGAACGCTGTTAGAACGCGTGCTGGCGCTGGATAATCGTCTAAGCGAATTGTTAAGAGCGCTGAGATTAGCTGCAGCGGCCGCTGCCGTCACTGACGATGCAGATTCTATGAGGCTGGCGCAGGCATTAAA AGACAAGATAGACGTGACGGAGAAGAGCGTGGCGGACGTGGTGGTGAAGAAGCTGGCCGAACTCGACGCCAGCAAGCACATGATGGAACAGTACCGCCAGTCCGTGGAA
- the LOC125228190 gene encoding serine/arginine repetitive matrix protein 1-like isoform X2 has translation MEEDSTTSAVEDQDPPLVEVPTNEESPGQPEVSTGSEGLPTSGSATLTNDESGVGLDSVDDCNKNVTTESLVDHEPCEVNDDARSLGDLDSLPAGDELVLGAAGSDSGVEGCGRALSSGGGSRSCASSVVSCGSGCGSESSSVAGAPPRPRRRVNVTVTEPKRSSPLGASTPRPVTAPRGPNLATRERARSREKPTPPEKPRPLTPKPRIRPTGELPNLVRESPALRAKPTKTSTARCRTPNSPSEEKRWPSNGPRLTTLTDSTATRVAADKYGTLPRRRRENGEPDGSPKHDVTPPTSGGPPSRGRSPRAPRPRRA, from the coding sequence ATGGAAGAAGACAGTACAACAAGCGCTGTCGAGGACCAAGATCCACCTTTGGTCGAGGTTCCGACCAATGAAGAGAGCCCCGGCCAGCCTGAGGTGTCGACCGGCAGTGAAGGGCTCCCTACCAGCGGCAGCGCTACCCTCACCAATGATGAGAGCGGCGTCGGTTTGGATTCCGTAGACGATTGCAATAAGAATGTGACGACAGAATCGTTAGTAGACCACGAGCCGTGCGAAGTGAACGATGACGCTCGTTCGTTGGGTGATTTAGACAGCCTACCGGCTGGCGACGAGTTGGTCTTGGGCGCTGCGGGAAGTGACAGCGGTGTCGAAGGGTGTGGCCGAGCACTTAGCAGCGGCGGTGGCTCCCGGTCTTGTGCTTCCAGTGTGGTCTCATGTGGGTCAGGCTGTGGCTCAGAGAGCTCGTCGGTCGCCGGCGCACCGCCTAGACCCCGCCGTAGAGTCAACGTTACCGTCACCGAACCCAAACGGAGTTCACCCCTTGGCGCCTCCACTCCTCGTCCAGTCACCGCACCACGCGGTCCTAACCTAGCTACCAGAGAACGTGCTAGAAGTAGAGAGAAACCGACTCCGCCCGAGAAACCGCGGCCTCTAACGCCGAAGCCGCGAATCCGTCCCACTGGCGAACTACCCAATCTCGTCCGCGAGAGCCCTGCTTTAAGAGCGAAACCAACCAAGACCTCAACAGCACGATGCCGGACGCCTAATTCCCCTAGCGAGGAGAAGAGATGGCCTTCAAACGGACCTCGGCTGACGACCCTTACGGACTCTACCGCGACGCGTGTAGCCGCCGACAAATATGGAACGTTGCCGCGTAGGAGGCGTGAAAACGGCGAACCGGACGGGTCGCCCAAACACGACGTGACTCCACCGACTTCAGGCGGCCCACCATCACGCGGTCGGTCTCCACGCGCTCCACGACCAAGGCGCGCGTGA